The following coding sequences are from one Desulfuromonas sp. TF window:
- a CDS encoding LamG-like jellyroll fold domain-containing protein: MQATVRAFWSALVLSLVLSSTAFSQDPFPSPVRIMPLGDSITNGAYSIFDSLPFELRTGYRQPLYLALRDAGYVVDFVGGLRYGELATPTFDPDHEGHGGWRDDQVAAQVHSWLTANPADIILLHIGTNSVDTSSNDVRNILDEIDRFSTAPIVLLARIINRMTYDPVTTAFNDNVEAMARQRIAEGDKIVIVDMESALDDPSYYSDDKHPDAAGYEIMAGVWYQTLTGILSLQDVPPQITSTPITFAQTGVSYVYAVTANGYPFPSYALADAPPGMTIDAESGVIEWTPDTSGTWEVTVEAANYLGAAQQTYLLSVVEAGGCSAGLVSYWPLDETSGSVYADVFGGRNGLCAGGGCPAATTGQVLGGQSFGTATGISAPADAAFDWGAAESFSVEFWMRRSGAPEGTEVMVGRDAAENKVQWWSGIDHSQGDVARFYLRDRGGRATGVSGSTNISDGAWHHVAAVRDAASSLLRIYVDGVEENSAATNYTGGFDSAFASVDVGWINLGSGYHYRGLVDEVALYNRALTPVEIQNHYSSGLLGEGYCANPSDSVAPSFVTDPPLTAALGGSYVYDADAGGIPAPVYSLDQSPEGMTIDPASGLIEWSVNNTGSFPVSVLAVNTAGTATQSFSIQVNAVVLAPRITSSPTLSVNLGNTYTYDVEADGAPAPAFALAAAPPGMTIDGTSGLITWLPGAAGSYGVTVEASNSDGGDSQSFTVAVTEIQSGGCSEELVSYWTLDETSGSLYADVIGGKNGLCSGDGCPAPAAGQVQGAQVFGANTAVSVEPDAAFDWGVNDSFSIEFWMRRSGIPTGNEVVVGRNESGTKLQWWAGIDHSRGDVARFYLQGTTGKGAGVSSTTILADGAWHHVAAVRDAAAGRLKIYVDGVEEGSAPASFGSGFGSPSAPVTIGWLNRSKGYHYLGLADEAAIHGRALSAEEIEAHYASGLAGKGYCEAAPPAEAAPSITSDPLLSANLSGSYAYDVDAVGVPTPSYILTGAPPGMTIDSASGLIAWTPTSSGSFNVVVEAVNAVGRDIQSFTVTVAEALVCPTGLISYWTLDEAAGPLYADIFSGKDGQCAGGGCPDAVAGLVLRGQSFGSSTGIAVLDDAAFDWGVNDSFSIEFWMRRTGAPSSNEVIVGRDEAGSKLQWWVGIDNSRGDVARFYLRNRSGHTAAISGVTFLPDGGWHHVAAVRDAGAGRLRIYVDGVEEGSTAANFGSGFESSAPLTIGWLNRSNGYHYFGVADEAAIYGRTLTPGEIQQHFNDGLVGRGYCGD; the protein is encoded by the coding sequence ATGCAAGCCACAGTCAGGGCATTCTGGTCAGCGCTGGTGTTGAGCCTTGTTCTGTCTTCAACCGCTTTTTCGCAAGATCCTTTTCCTTCTCCCGTCCGCATCATGCCTCTTGGTGATTCCATCACCAACGGCGCCTACAGCATCTTCGACTCCCTTCCCTTCGAACTGAGAACCGGTTACCGGCAGCCGCTTTATCTTGCCCTGCGGGATGCCGGGTATGTCGTCGATTTCGTCGGCGGCCTGCGCTACGGGGAGCTGGCGACGCCGACCTTTGATCCGGACCACGAAGGGCACGGCGGCTGGCGCGACGACCAGGTGGCGGCTCAGGTGCACAGCTGGCTGACGGCCAATCCCGCCGATATCATCCTGCTGCATATCGGAACGAACTCCGTGGACACCAGCTCCAACGACGTGCGAAACATCCTGGATGAAATCGACCGCTTCAGTACGGCACCGATTGTTCTCCTGGCGCGGATCATCAACCGCATGACCTACGATCCGGTGACCACGGCCTTCAACGACAACGTGGAAGCGATGGCCCGGCAGCGGATCGCCGAGGGGGACAAGATCGTCATCGTGGACATGGAAAGCGCCCTGGACGATCCGTCCTATTATTCGGATGATAAACATCCCGACGCCGCCGGTTATGAGATCATGGCGGGGGTGTGGTACCAGACCCTGACCGGCATCCTGTCCCTGCAGGATGTGCCTCCGCAGATCACCTCGACTCCGATCACCTTCGCCCAGACCGGCGTATCCTACGTCTATGCGGTCACCGCCAACGGCTATCCCTTTCCATCCTATGCACTGGCCGACGCTCCGCCGGGGATGACCATCGACGCCGAATCGGGGGTGATCGAATGGACTCCCGACACTTCCGGCACCTGGGAGGTGACAGTGGAGGCCGCCAACTACCTGGGCGCCGCCCAACAGACCTACCTTCTCTCCGTCGTCGAGGCAGGGGGATGCTCCGCGGGACTGGTTTCCTACTGGCCCCTCGATGAAACATCCGGATCGGTGTATGCCGATGTCTTCGGCGGCAGAAACGGCCTCTGCGCAGGAGGCGGATGTCCGGCGGCGACGACCGGACAGGTTCTCGGAGGCCAGTCCTTCGGCACGGCCACCGGCATCTCGGCGCCGGCCGACGCCGCCTTCGACTGGGGAGCGGCGGAGAGCTTCTCCGTCGAGTTCTGGATGCGGCGCTCGGGCGCTCCGGAGGGCACCGAAGTGATGGTGGGGCGAGACGCGGCCGAAAACAAGGTCCAGTGGTGGTCCGGCATAGATCATTCGCAGGGGGACGTCGCCCGGTTCTATCTGAGGGACCGCGGGGGCCGGGCGACCGGCGTCAGCGGATCGACGAACATTTCAGACGGCGCCTGGCACCATGTGGCGGCGGTCAGGGACGCCGCGTCCTCCCTGCTGCGGATCTATGTGGACGGGGTGGAGGAAAATTCCGCGGCGACGAATTACACGGGCGGGTTTGACTCCGCGTTCGCCTCCGTGGATGTCGGCTGGATCAATTTGGGAAGCGGATATCATTACCGCGGACTGGTGGACGAGGTGGCCCTCTACAATCGGGCCCTGACCCCTGTTGAAATTCAGAATCATTACAGCAGCGGCCTCCTCGGCGAGGGATACTGCGCGAACCCGTCGGACTCCGTCGCTCCTTCCTTCGTCACCGATCCTCCCCTGACGGCTGCCCTTGGGGGCAGTTATGTCTACGATGCGGATGCCGGCGGAATCCCCGCGCCGGTCTATTCCCTGGATCAGAGCCCGGAGGGGATGACCATCGATCCGGCATCGGGGCTGATCGAGTGGAGCGTCAACAACACGGGCAGCTTCCCCGTTTCCGTCCTGGCCGTCAACACGGCCGGCACGGCAACCCAGTCATTCTCCATTCAGGTGAACGCCGTCGTTCTGGCCCCTCGTATCACCTCCAGCCCGACCCTGAGCGTTAACCTGGGAAACACCTACACCTATGACGTCGAGGCCGATGGCGCTCCAGCCCCTGCTTTCGCCCTGGCCGCGGCCCCCCCGGGAATGACCATCGACGGGACATCGGGATTGATCACGTGGCTTCCCGGCGCCGCCGGCAGTTACGGCGTCACCGTCGAAGCGTCCAACTCGGACGGAGGGGACAGCCAGTCCTTCACGGTCGCGGTCACGGAAATCCAGAGCGGCGGCTGCTCGGAAGAACTGGTCTCCTACTGGACCCTCGATGAAACGTCCGGATCCTTGTACGCCGATGTCATCGGCGGCAAAAACGGCCTCTGCTCCGGGGACGGCTGCCCGGCGCCGGCGGCCGGACAGGTCCAGGGGGCTCAAGTCTTCGGAGCGAATACGGCAGTATCGGTGGAGCCGGACGCCGCCTTCGACTGGGGTGTGAACGACAGCTTCTCCATCGAGTTCTGGATGCGCCGCTCGGGGATCCCGACCGGCAACGAGGTCGTGGTCGGCCGGAACGAGTCCGGAACGAAGCTTCAATGGTGGGCCGGCATCGATCATTCTCGGGGGGACGTGGCGCGATTCTATCTCCAGGGCACGACCGGAAAAGGCGCAGGAGTCAGCAGCACGACCATCCTGGCCGACGGCGCCTGGCATCATGTGGCGGCGGTCCGGGATGCCGCGGCGGGTCGATTGAAGATCTACGTGGACGGGGTGGAGGAAGGCTCGGCTCCGGCCAGCTTCGGCAGCGGGTTCGGTTCGCCCTCAGCCCCCGTGACAATCGGCTGGCTGAACCGCAGTAAGGGCTATCATTATCTGGGTCTGGCCGATGAAGCGGCCATCCATGGCCGAGCCCTGTCGGCGGAGGAGATCGAGGCGCACTACGCCAGCGGACTCGCCGGCAAGGGCTACTGTGAAGCGGCTCCTCCGGCCGAGGCCGCTCCCTCGATCACTTCCGACCCGTTATTGTCGGCCAACCTGAGCGGAAGCTACGCCTACGATGTCGACGCGGTCGGGGTTCCCACCCCTTCTTATATCCTGACCGGCGCTCCGCCCGGAATGACCATCGACTCCGCCTCGGGGCTGATCGCCTGGACACCGACCTCCTCAGGCTCCTTCAATGTCGTGGTCGAGGCCGTCAACGCGGTCGGAAGGGACATCCAGTCCTTTACCGTGACTGTCGCCGAGGCCTTGGTCTGTCCGACCGGCCTGATATCCTACTGGACTCTGGATGAGGCCGCCGGTCCCCTCTATGCCGACATCTTCAGCGGCAAGGACGGCCAGTGCGCCGGAGGGGGCTGTCCTGACGCCGTTGCCGGACTTGTCCTCAGGGGGCAATCCTTCGGATCGTCCACGGGAATCGCCGTTCTGGACGATGCCGCCTTTGACTGGGGAGTGAACGACAGTTTCTCCATCGAATTCTGGATGCGTCGCACTGGCGCCCCTTCGAGCAATGAGGTCATTGTCGGTCGGGACGAAGCGGGAAGCAAGCTCCAGTGGTGGGTCGGCATCGACAATTCAAGAGGCGATGTTGCCCGGTTTTATCTCCGCAACCGCTCCGGGCATACCGCCGCCATAAGTGGCGTAACCTTCCTTCCCGACGGCGGCTGGCACCACGTCGCGGCGGTCCGCGATGCCGGGGCCGGTCGGCTGCGGATCTACGTGGACGGGGTGGAAGAAGGCTCGACGGCAGCAAACTTCGGCAGCGGTTTCGAATCGTCCGCCCCCCTGACTATCGGCTGGCTGAACCGCAGCAACGGCTATCACTATTTCGGCGTGGCGGATGAAGCGGCCATTTACGGTAGGACGTTGACTCCGGGAGAAATTCAGCAGCACTTCAACGATGGTCTGGTTGGAAGGGGGTATTGCGGGGATTAG
- a CDS encoding DUF3187 family protein: MPFFAPFFLFFLLLAVGPGLAASTWALELIPFSTTNQNPLVAVYGLPPAGPAAVLAPGRTAAELRADIASNFTRARGSQEQILLDGETYRYTLALKHGIGDRLEVGLEVPYVMHRDGFLDSFVNDFHDIFGFPDGGRDNAPSDRLTYSYERDGLPLIDLTEEKEGFGDLRLTGAWQLWRREGENPRALALRASLKLPTGDEDRLLGSGSTDFALWLSGSRSCRGGSLALFGAAGGLLMTDGDVLPDQQRNAVAFGTLGGGWRALPRLALKLQFDGHTPFYRDSSLRELGESVQLVLGGTIGVTDTLSLDIAISEDIVVDSASDVVFHLALRKIF, from the coding sequence GTGCCTTTTTTTGCGCCTTTTTTCCTTTTTTTTCTGCTCCTTGCCGTCGGCCCGGGTCTCGCCGCTTCAACCTGGGCGCTGGAGTTGATCCCTTTCAGCACCACCAACCAGAACCCGCTGGTGGCGGTGTACGGACTTCCTCCCGCCGGACCGGCGGCGGTCCTCGCGCCGGGGCGGACAGCTGCGGAGCTGCGGGCCGACATCGCCAGCAACTTCACCAGGGCTCGGGGATCGCAGGAACAGATCCTTCTCGACGGCGAAACCTACCGTTACACCCTGGCCCTCAAGCACGGGATCGGAGATCGTCTCGAGGTGGGGCTGGAGGTTCCTTACGTGATGCACCGGGACGGTTTCCTCGACAGCTTTGTCAACGATTTTCATGACATTTTCGGTTTTCCCGACGGAGGCCGGGACAACGCGCCGAGCGACCGCCTGACCTACTCTTATGAGAGAGACGGGCTGCCCCTTATCGATTTGACCGAGGAAAAGGAGGGTTTCGGCGATCTGCGCCTGACCGGCGCCTGGCAGCTGTGGCGGCGGGAAGGGGAGAACCCCCGGGCCCTGGCCCTGCGAGCCAGTCTCAAGCTCCCCACCGGGGATGAGGACCGCCTGCTGGGCAGCGGCAGCACCGATTTCGCTCTTTGGCTGAGCGGCTCCAGATCCTGCCGGGGCGGCTCCCTGGCCCTCTTCGGAGCCGCAGGCGGCCTGCTGATGACGGACGGTGACGTGCTGCCCGATCAGCAGCGCAACGCTGTCGCCTTCGGCACCCTCGGCGGCGGCTGGAGGGCTCTTCCCCGGCTGGCCCTCAAACTCCAGTTCGACGGTCACACCCCTTTTTACCGGGACAGCAGCCTTCGGGAACTCGGCGAGTCCGTGCAGCTGGTGCTCGGCGGCACGATCGGCGTGACCGACACCCTCTCCCTGGACATTGCCATCAGCGAGGACATCGTCGTCGATTCCGCTTCGGATGTTGTTTTTCATCTGGCCCTGAGGAAAATCTTCTAA
- a CDS encoding RNA-binding S4 domain-containing protein, producing MDEFEIRDAEYIELASLLKATGLCASGGAAKMAIAEGQVRVDGGVERRKRCKIRPGQVVEFEGHVIAVR from the coding sequence ATGGACGAATTTGAAATCAGGGATGCCGAATACATCGAGCTGGCCAGCCTGCTCAAGGCGACCGGGCTGTGCGCCAGCGGGGGCGCGGCCAAGATGGCGATCGCGGAGGGGCAGGTCAGGGTCGACGGCGGGGTGGAACGGCGCAAGCGCTGCAAGATCCGGCCGGGGCAGGTGGTCGAATTCGAGGGGCATGTCATCGCGGTGCGGTGA
- a CDS encoding 3D domain-containing protein: MNRPTCALLFVAILPVLIGAAIWPYEPASSQTLSGTSAMELQVVDAAPDAPDPVAEFQNELEKLRQDLDLAISLLEKSFGRPVQLENVHTAPVTLTAYSSTPEQCDSTPHITASNKPVRHGVIAVSDDIVKELGLAFGQRVLIPGHGVFEVQDRMNRRWHRRVDIWHDDREAARLFGIQKGTMLWVASSPGDEKKEKEPLIAMADAGNS, encoded by the coding sequence ATGAATCGCCCCACATGCGCTTTGCTGTTTGTTGCGATTTTGCCGGTGCTCATCGGTGCTGCCATCTGGCCCTACGAGCCCGCTTCATCCCAGACCCTCTCCGGAACCTCCGCAATGGAACTGCAGGTCGTCGATGCCGCGCCTGACGCCCCCGATCCCGTGGCAGAGTTCCAGAACGAACTGGAGAAGCTTCGTCAAGACCTGGACCTGGCCATCAGCCTGCTGGAAAAAAGTTTCGGCCGCCCGGTTCAACTCGAAAATGTCCACACCGCCCCCGTCACCCTCACCGCCTACTCCTCCACCCCCGAGCAGTGCGACTCCACTCCTCACATCACCGCCTCGAACAAACCTGTGCGCCACGGCGTCATCGCCGTCTCCGACGACATCGTCAAGGAGCTCGGCCTAGCCTTCGGCCAGAGGGTTCTGATTCCGGGGCACGGGGTGTTCGAAGTGCAGGACAGGATGAATCGGCGCTGGCACCGACGGGTGGACATCTGGCATGACGACCGCGAGGCGGCGAGACTCTTCGGGATTCAGAAGGGAACCATGCTCTGGGTCGCCAGCTCGCCGGGGGATGAGAAAAAGGAGAAAGAGCCTCTGATCGCCATGGCGGATGCAGGTAACTCGTAA